A region of Chloroflexaceae bacterium DNA encodes the following proteins:
- the rplI gene encoding 50S ribosomal protein L9 gives MKVILLQDVEHLGKAGDIKSVSGGFGRNYLIPKGYAVLATPGQIKQAEERLAAQRRRAEAARRDAEAVAARINGRTIAFTVKVGEQDRLYGSVTSSDIAAQIAAQLGVEVDRRKIELEEPIKRTGTYSVTVRLMSGVEPVVNVVVAGEGGLPAAAPSDAETAAEQA, from the coding sequence ATGAAGGTCATCCTGCTCCAGGATGTTGAGCACCTGGGCAAAGCGGGGGATATTAAATCCGTCTCTGGCGGTTTTGGGCGCAACTATTTGATCCCGAAGGGTTACGCGGTGCTGGCCACCCCTGGCCAGATCAAGCAGGCCGAGGAGCGCCTCGCCGCCCAGCGGCGGCGCGCCGAGGCCGCGCGCCGCGATGCCGAGGCCGTCGCTGCGCGCATTAATGGCCGCACGATAGCCTTTACCGTGAAAGTAGGCGAGCAGGACCGGCTCTACGGTTCGGTCACCAGTAGCGACATTGCCGCGCAGATCGCCGCGCAACTGGGCGTGGAGGTGGACCGCCGCAAGATTGAGCTTGAAGAGCCGATCAAGCGTACCGGAACCTATTCGGTGACCGTGCGCCTGATGAGCGGGGTTGAGCCGGTGGTGAACGTAGTGGTCGCCGGTGAGGGCGGTCTTCCTGCTGCCGCCCCGTCTGATGCCGAAACGGCTGCCGAGCAGGCATAA